A stretch of the Pirellulales bacterium genome encodes the following:
- a CDS encoding NPCBM/NEW2 domain-containing protein, giving the protein MALLIRPLYTRLPLLLCIGGMILSAHLVRSSTEDATQSDSSVASPKPSTAFAIPAIGARFEGRPLEITSAGEATFQTSDGKRRVPLADLVRWGDLVDPQRGIQVLLSGGGLIVAETVRLENEQLHLDSDLLGERAVPLEFLAGIIFQTPRDLQERDRLANRTLDPAARSDRLLLENGDELSGTITSVTGTSVIIDAQGQKVAVELRRIAAAAFDPTLTADEKPSPTRTLVGLRDGSRLTVNGVVLNKDLLQVTMPGKKVWELPADSLVWFQPLSGNVVYLSDLTAEGYRHLPFLSQSWPYKNDANVVGTQLRAGGHPAAKGIGMHSAGRLTYRLDKRFRKFEADVALDDQVGDGGAVVFGVYVDDKLAWKSDVIRGGMRPQPVSVDVSGAKRLSLIVEFGERGDELDRANWLDARLTP; this is encoded by the coding sequence ATGGCACTTCTCATTCGCCCTTTGTACACGCGATTGCCATTGTTGCTGTGCATCGGCGGGATGATTCTGTCCGCGCATCTCGTCCGGTCCTCGACGGAAGATGCGACACAGAGCGACTCAAGCGTAGCATCGCCCAAACCTTCGACGGCATTCGCGATTCCCGCAATTGGGGCTCGCTTCGAGGGACGACCGCTCGAAATTACTTCGGCCGGCGAGGCCACGTTTCAGACTAGCGACGGAAAGCGGCGCGTGCCGCTGGCGGATCTGGTGCGCTGGGGCGACCTGGTCGACCCGCAACGTGGCATTCAGGTATTGCTCAGCGGCGGCGGGTTGATCGTGGCCGAAACCGTTCGCTTGGAAAACGAGCAACTACATCTCGATTCGGACCTGCTGGGTGAGCGCGCAGTGCCGCTCGAGTTTCTGGCGGGTATCATTTTCCAGACGCCGCGGGATTTGCAGGAACGAGACCGGTTGGCGAATCGAACGCTCGATCCGGCGGCACGGAGCGATCGGCTGCTGCTGGAGAACGGTGACGAGCTGTCGGGCACGATTACCTCGGTGACGGGGACTTCCGTCATTATCGATGCGCAGGGACAAAAGGTGGCCGTTGAACTGCGGCGCATTGCCGCCGCGGCCTTCGATCCCACACTAACGGCTGATGAAAAGCCATCGCCGACTCGCACGCTGGTGGGTTTGCGCGATGGCAGCCGCTTGACGGTCAACGGCGTGGTGCTCAATAAAGACCTGTTGCAGGTCACTATGCCTGGCAAGAAAGTGTGGGAACTGCCGGCTGATTCGCTTGTTTGGTTTCAGCCACTATCGGGCAATGTTGTCTATCTTTCGGACCTGACGGCCGAGGGCTACCGGCATTTGCCGTTCTTGAGCCAGTCGTGGCCTTATAAGAACGATGCGAACGTAGTCGGTACGCAACTTCGCGCTGGTGGCCATCCTGCGGCCAAGGGAATCGGCATGCACAGTGCCGGGCGTTTGACGTATCGCTTGGACAAACGCTTTCGCAAGTTCGAGGCCGATGTGGCTCTGGACGATCAGGTCGGCGACGGGGGGGCTGTCGTATTCGGCGTCTATGTCGACGACAAGCTGGCATGGAAGAGCGATGTGATCCGCGGCGGCATGCGCCCGCAGCCGGTTTCGGTCGACGTTAGCGGCGCCAAACGATTGAGCCTAATCGTCGAGTTTGGCGAGCGCGGTGACGAGCTGGACCGGGCCAACTGGCTCGACGCGCGGCTCACACCGTAA
- a CDS encoding prenyltransferase/squalene oxidase repeat-containing protein: protein MRTLRRSSLVLFLGVFTLVAQMPAAASAAEREDEADRSGVEMMTPATIRGIDRGLAFLAKRQQENGALGSGGWSHNVAVCSLSGIAFVASGSTPDEGPHGKEVTRAVDFVLANTGDEGFIHVADDTGHGPMYGHGFATLFLAETYGMTPRRDMREKLTKAVNLIVDTQNSEGGWRYQPQRRDADISVTICQVMALRSARNAGLYVPAATIERCIEYVKRSQNADGGFMYMQQGGPSAFPRSAAGVVALYSAGIYDSPAVENGLTYLMESLPRGNTLARDSHYFYGHYYAVQAMWHSGGERWRQWYPAIRDELLARQRDDGSWMDSICPEYGTAMACIVLQMPTNYLPIFQR, encoded by the coding sequence ATGAGAACGTTGCGCCGCTCGAGCTTGGTACTCTTCCTTGGCGTTTTCACTCTCGTTGCGCAGATGCCGGCTGCTGCGTCCGCCGCCGAGCGCGAGGACGAGGCCGATCGTAGCGGCGTGGAAATGATGACCCCGGCGACGATTCGCGGCATCGACCGCGGCCTGGCTTTTCTCGCCAAACGGCAGCAGGAAAATGGTGCGCTGGGCTCGGGAGGATGGAGCCATAACGTGGCGGTATGTTCGCTGTCGGGCATCGCTTTCGTGGCCTCGGGCAGTACGCCCGACGAAGGTCCGCACGGCAAAGAGGTCACCCGGGCTGTCGACTTCGTCCTGGCAAACACGGGCGACGAAGGATTCATCCACGTCGCCGACGACACTGGCCACGGACCGATGTACGGTCACGGGTTCGCCACGCTATTTCTGGCGGAGACATATGGCATGACGCCGCGCCGCGATATGCGCGAGAAGCTGACCAAGGCCGTCAACTTGATCGTCGATACGCAAAACTCGGAAGGTGGCTGGCGTTATCAGCCGCAACGCCGCGATGCCGACATTTCGGTGACGATTTGCCAGGTGATGGCGTTGCGATCCGCGCGGAATGCCGGATTGTACGTGCCGGCTGCGACGATCGAGCGCTGCATCGAGTACGTCAAGCGCAGTCAGAACGCCGACGGCGGATTCATGTACATGCAGCAAGGGGGACCAAGCGCGTTCCCTCGTTCGGCGGCTGGCGTGGTTGCCCTGTATAGCGCCGGTATTTACGACAGCCCGGCGGTCGAAAACGGTTTGACGTATTTGATGGAGAGCTTGCCGCGCGGCAATACTTTGGCCCGCGATAGCCATTACTTTTACGGGCATTACTACGCGGTGCAGGCGATGTGGCATTCGGGCGGCGAGCGCTGGCGGCAATGGTACCCGGCGATTCGCGACGAGCTGCTCGCCCGGCAGCGCGACGATGGATCATGGATGGACTCGATCTGCCCCGAGTATGGAACGGCAATGGCCTGCATCGTGTTGCAGATGCCGACGAATTATCTCCCCATTTTTCAGCGCTAG